A stretch of the Carassius carassius chromosome 50, fCarCar2.1, whole genome shotgun sequence genome encodes the following:
- the LOC132133654 gene encoding THO complex subunit 5 homolog isoform X4 produces MSSDAVKKRKPKVIRNESGTPETKRGRAEGDQDVRVYNEEVELEARDPQQDYMLYKDTCADLAKLMAEIQELKAGSAKVGSVEIEERRTQCSVHFITLKKLNRLAHMRLKKGRDQTHEAKQRVDVLHLQLQNLLYEVMHLQKEIGKCLEFRSQHEEIELVSEEEFFQEAPAEISRPHVTRDDQHQLTLARLDWELEQRKRLAEQYKMSLARKEKIQKAIEQKREYLSSLQPGLQNIMQASLPVQEYLAIPFEHMQKQAEVARHLPPPLYVLLVQAGAYGQACDKNLSVSINGDVDEAKALSRPPEDSQDDESDSDAEEEQQNTKRRRATLGVQLDDKRKEMLRRHPLSLCVDLKCKDGSVLHLFFYYLMNLNILTVKTKVSTTADLSGAVSAGELLNSESLLNCLYASDHGKETPNPANRYQFDKVGITTFGDYVSDLGHPYVWVQKLGGLQFSSGGAQSGLTGSALSASHMERTMKLLRGRLQARLALHKQFSSLEHSIIPVSSECQHLFPAKVVSGLMRWTLMSHQEFTELGFVQHVLKADLVHETDLFFMAAVERGTARLLAAVVMNPRYPEVAPLFSLSLHWKGERSGRTDDNLRVMESEVNVFHSELQGPRPGLQLLTNQIQRLCVCLDVYLETESQVCDGSEGPKEFPREKMCLRTARGPSRLKPFKYNHPQGFFSHR; encoded by the exons gACGTGCGTGTGTATAATGAGGAGGTGGAGTTGGAGGCCAGGGACCCCCAGCAGGACTACATGCTGTATAAGGACACGTGTGCCGATCTGGCCAAACTGATGGCAGAAATCCAGGAGCTGAAAGCTGGCAGCGCGAAAGTCGGA AGCGTGGAGATCGAGGAGAGACGCACACAGTGCAGCGTTCATTTCATTACCCTGAAGAAACTCAACCGCCTGGCACACATGCGACTGAAGAAAGGCCGAGACCAGACGCATGAg GCAAAGCAGCGAGTGGATGTTCTTCATCTGCAGCTGCAGAATCTGTTGTATGAGGTCATGCACCTGCAGAAAGAGATAGGCAAATGTCTCGAGTTCAG GTCTCAGCATGAGGAGATCGAGCTGGTCAGTGAAGAGGAGTTTTTTCAGGAGGCTCCGGCTGAGATCTCACGCCCTCATGTGACCCGTGATGACCAGCACCAGCTCACGCTCGCCCGCCTGGACTGGGAACTAGAGCAGAGGAAGAG ACTGGCGGAGCAGTATAAGATGTCTCTGGCTAGAAAGGAGAAGATCCAGAAAGCCATTGAGCAGAAGAGAGAATATCTGAGCAGCCTTCAGCCTGGACTGCAAAACATCATGCAG GCGTCTCTCCCAGTGCAGGAGTATCTGGCGATCCCGTTTGAGCACATGCAGAAGCAGGCCGAGGTCGCCCGTCACCTGCCGCCCCCTCTGTACGTGCTGTTAGTCCAGGCGGGTGCGTACGGACAGGCTTGCG ACAAAAACCTGTCTGTGAGCATCAATGGAGATGTGGATGAGGCCAAAGCTCTCTCCAGGCCCCCGGAGGACTCGCAAG ATGATGAAAGTGATTCGGACGCTGAAGAGGAGCAACAGAACACA AAGCGCCGGCGCGCGACTTTAGGTGTTCAACTGGATGACAAGCGTAAAGAGATGCTGAGAcgccaccctctctctctctgcgtggaCCTCAAGTGCAAAG ACGGCAGCGTCCTGCATCTGTTTTTCTATTATCTCATGAATCTCAACATCCTGACGGTGAAGACCAAGGTTTCCACGACTGCGGATCTGTCCGGAGCCGTCAGCGCTGG AGAGCTGCTGAACTCTGAGAGTCTGCTGAACTGTCTTTATGCGTCCGATCACGGCAAAGAGACGCCCAACCCTGCCAACCGCTACCAGTTTGATAAAGTCGG GATCACTACGTTTGGGGATTATGTGTCAGATCTCGGACATCCGTATGTTTGGGTGCAGAAACTGGGCGGCCTGCAGTTCTCTTCTGGTGGTGCACAG TCGGGGCTGACAGGCAGTGCTCTGAGCGCCAGTCACATGGAGAGGACCATGAAACTACTGCGAGGAAGACTGCAGGCTCGACTGGCCCTACACAAACAGTTCAGCTCACTGG AGCACAGCATCATACCTGTCTCCAGCGAGTGCCAACATCTGTTTCCTGCTAAAGTGGTTTCTGGTCTCATGCGCTGGACCCTGATGAGCCATCAGGAGTTCACT GAGCTGGGCTTTGTGCAGCATGTGTTGAAGGCAGATCTGGTGCATGAGACAGATCTGTTCTTCATGGCAGCTGTAGAGAGAGGAACAG CTCGTCTGCTGGCTGCTGTGGTGATGAACCCGCGTTACCCTGAGGTCGCGCCGCtcttctctctctcgctgcacTGGAAAGGAGAGCGTAGCGGCCGCACTGATGATAACCTGAGG GTGATGGAGAGCGAGGTGAACGTGTTCCACTCCGAGCTGCAGGGGCCACGTCCAGGTCTCCAGCTCCTGACCAATCAGATCCagcgcttgtgtgtgtgtctggatgtGTATCTGGAGACGGAGAGTCAAGTGTGTGATGGGTCTGAGGGACCCAAGGAGTTTCCCCGAGAGAAGATGTGCTTGCGCACTGCCAG